Below is a genomic region from Rhodohalobacter sp. 614A.
GAATTTGAGATAGTTCGGCGTAACGCGCGGAAAGATCAGCATAGAGGTTGGGATATTTTTCAAGCATCCGTCCAATGATGTTCAGATCATATGCACTATTCCCAAGATGGGCGGCCACAAATGTTGTATTTGGATGTTTAGCTACTGCATTCTCCAGTGTTTTCAGAAGTTCGCCATGGCCAAGAATATCTTTCTTGTTATCAAGACGCCAATCGACAGCGTTCATCAGGCCATCATTGGTAGAGTCCATTTCCATATAAAACCAGTATGGTTCAGCCACATGAATATTGATCGGCATATGAAGTTCGCCTGCTTTTTCCAGAACCGGATCCAGTCTTTCATCATCAATGTGCAGACCTACACCTTTTGTTGGATGTGAATAAACAAGGCCGCTTCCTTTATCGCCAAGTTCGCCAATGCCGGTTGCACCAACCGCGTGCAAACGTTCAAGCTCTTTAACTGATTTTTCAGAAAATCCGGGTTCGTTGTAACCGGTGTAATCAATTCCGCTCCACACTTCAAAATAATCGCCGTATTTGGAATAGACCGAATACAATGAATCAAATTCAGCGCCTGTACTGTACGTGAGAACCATGGTTTTTTTGATATTATTTTCCTTCATGGTTTCCACCCACTTCTTAATTCCCTCTTCGCTATTGGGATAAGGGTGCGAATGCATATCAATAGCACCAAAACTTGCTTTTTCTGCTTTATACTCCGGGAGTTTATAAATGGATTTGGGACGGTAATCTTTTAATAAAACTTCTTCCGCCGGAGCTTTTTCTTCTGCGGTATTATTCTGGGCAACCAGAGACGTGGAAAAAACGGCCAGTAAACAGAACAGACTGATTATTTTCTTCATGAGAGGAGTAACGAATATATCATATTGGAATTAGCAAACATTTGATTTGTCCTGCCGCCATAACGTTCTGCTTGAACAATATCTGATTCTCGATTTTATGGCCAGCTTTTAATATCAGTATATAATCTACAATACTGAAAATCTTGCACTTGCATGGATCTATTCCGGCTCCGCCCGGATTTCAACAAACACCCGGACAGAACCGTAACAGATAAACTGATGTTAGTATCCCGGATTTTGGGTTAGTTCCGGATTTACATCAATTTCGGATTGAGGTATGGGAAAAATCAAATGGTGCTGCTGGATATTGCTTCCTTTTGCACTCATTACCTCCAGCGCACGGTCTGTTCGCACAAGATCCCACCAGCGGTGACCTTCTTGTGCAAGTTCTACTCTGCGTTCATGGTAAACAGCATCACGAAATGCGTCTTGACTCATTCCGGAGGCCAGCGGCGCCAAACCAACTCGTTCGCGAACCTGGTTTACATATGGGTAAGCTTCTCCGGTTCGTCCAAGCTCATTCAATGCTTCAGCATAATTGAGAAGAACTTCTGAATAACGCATTACACGCACATTTACCGGGGAATCACTTCCGTCTTCTATGAAACCATCTCGTTTTACAAGATATTTTCGGGTGTTGTAACCGGTTGAAGACCATTCAGGATTATACACTTTGCCACCCTGAATTGTAGAGCCTTCCATCAATACGGTAGCTTCTAAACGAGGGTCACCCTCTTCGAACTCATCCACCAAATCCTGGGTTGGCATATCAAAACCCCAACCTTCCAAACCGGGTGTTCCGGAGTTTCTGGGTGCAATACTGATGTGATGAATGGTACCATCACTTCCATTTCCCCAGGCTCCATTGGGCCCGCCTTTCATGAACTGAGCTTCAAAAATAGATTCACTGCCGTTTTCGAATTCCTCTTCGAAATTATCAGCATAATTTTCCAGGAGGCTGTACACGCCGGAATCGATTACTTGCTTTGAATAATTCGCAGCTTGTTGCCAGTCTTTTTGCCACATGTATACTTTTGCCAGCATTCCGTTGGCAGCTCCTTTTGTGATACGGCCCAGATCTCCGTCTGAATAAGTTGTGGGCAAGACAGCAGCGGCTTCGCTCATGTCTCTTATAATCAAGTCGTATATCTGAGCTTTAGCTGTTCTGCTGACTTTCAGATCCCCAAGAGATTGCGGTTCTGTAATAAGCGGAACATCACCAAACAGGCGAACCAGCCAGAAGTAATAGTAGCCGCGGAGGAATTTTGCTTCACCGATTAACCGGTTTTTCAGGCTTTCGTCCATATCAATAGCAGGAATTCGCTCCAGCGCAATATTGGCTCGGTAGATGCCGGTGTAACTATCTGCCCAGCTATCTGCTAAAAGGGAATTTGTTGATTTAATATCAAAAAGGTCAAACTCCCACCATGCGGGACCATCTGACTTACCGCCATCACCTTTGTCGGCATCATCGGAAGTAATATCTCCGATGGACCAATAGCTGTTTTTGAATAATCCACGATACTGTAGTGCATCGTATACGGCATTAATAGCTGCCACGGCATCATCTTCGGTTTTATAGAAATTAACTGCCGTTACTTCATTGGGAGATTGCTTATTGAGGATTTGATCTTCACACCCCCAGGAAGCAACTGCCAGAAATATCAGAAAGCTTATAATTAATTTTTTCATAACACTAAATTTTTTGATTTAAAAGCAATGATGTGATTAAAGTCCAACACTTAAACCTACATTAAAGGATCGAGGTACGGGATAACTACCCATATCAATTCCATAATTCAGGTTATTGTTGTCAACTTTACCCAATTCAGGATCAAATCCATCGTAATTCGTAATTGTGAACAGATTACGTGCACTTACATACACGCGGAGCTCACGCACACCAATGGAGCTTGAAAGATCCTGTGAGAGGTTATATCCAAGCTGAATGTTCTTCAGCCTGAGATATGATCCATCTTGCACATAACGGTCAGAAATTCTGGCATTATCATTGGGGTCGTTCCAGGTCATACGCGGCATATCATTACTTGTACCGGGTCCGGTCCATCTATCAAGGGCGCCGGCCATTTTATTACCGATATGTGATCCGTTCAGCAGGCGATATCCCATGGTATTGATCAGCTTATTCCCGTACACCCCGCTGAAGAGCATTCTCAGATCGAAGTTTTTGTAGGAGAAGTTCGCTGTAATTCCAAATTGAAAATCGGGAATCGGGCTGCCAAGATAGGTTCGGTCACTGTCATTAATCACGCCATCACCATTTGTATCCACAAAACGGATGTCGCCCGGTGCTGCACCCGGTTGGGTAGCATGGTTGTCAATATCCTGCTGTGTTTGGAACAAACCATCTGTTTTATATCCGTAAAACTCACCGACGGACCGGCCTTCTTCGGTTCGTGTAAGACGAACAGATTCACGGTATAAAATGGGGGAGGGGATAGGAAGTCCGCCCCCAAGGTCAAGCACTTCGTTTTTAACTGTCGCGAAGTTACCGCCAATTTTGTAGTAAAAATCGCCTACTGAATTTTGGTGCATCAGGGAAATTTCAAGTCCCCTGTTTTCAACCTCGCCTGCATTTTGGTAAGGAGCTTCTGTGATACCAGAACTACTTGGTATTGGCACAGGCACCAACATATCAGTGGTATTTTTGATGTAATAATCTACCGTAAAGTTGATTTTTTCCCTCATCATCGCCAGGTCAATACCAATATTGGTCTGGGTGGTTGTTTCCCATTTCACATCTTCGTTGGGAACACTGTTCGGAGCTACGCCGGGCACGATTTCCTGACCGTTTCCTAACACATAGTATTGAGAAAGGTTGAGGCGCGTGGCGTAGTTGTAATTTCCAATTTGGGAATTACCGGATTTACCCCAGCTTACACGAAGTTTCAAATCATCAATGGCATCCACATCAGACAAAAACTTCTCTTGAGACAATCTCCAACCGGCAGAGAATGAAGGGAAAACACCATATCGGTTTCCTTCACCAAATTTTGAAGAACCGTCTACCCGGATATTTCCTGTGAATAGATATTTACCCTGGTAAGCATAATTTACCCGGCCGAAATATCCGATCATTCCTTCTTCTTCAACATATTCAGATAAACTGTTGATTTGATCGGCAGCACTAATCACTCTCACATTTTCGCTGATAAAACCCTGGGCGGAAGCATCCAGTGATTCATACCTGGACTCGCTAACTGAGAAACCAGCCAACAAATCTAATTCATGATCTTGCTGAATAATCGTTTCATACGTTGCCGTAGTTTGACTTGTCCAGCCATAGCTATTGCTTTCAGCCCGGTACAACTGGGCAATGGAGTTGGAAGTAATTCCCCAGCGATAGGTTGGGTTAAATTCAAAATAGCTTCCATCTGTATAATCAACGCCCAATTCGGACTTAATTACAAGATTTTCAAGTGGTGTAAGTTGGACATAAGCGCGGTTTACAACATTTGAAATTTGATTTTTTACATCATTAATGGTCGCCAATCCAACCGGATTCGGACCTTGACCGCTACCTTCAAAATCACCCTGCGGCCCGGCAAATTGTCCATTTCTGTAAACCGGTACTGTGGGAGACATTTCCAGCGCACCAACAATACGGTTATCTGTTGCAAACGGATAATCTTCCGGAATAGCAGATTGAGTGGTTCGGGCTAATGAAAGTCTGTTTCCAATTTTGAAATAGTCGTTGATTTTATAATCGGCATTGGCCTGGATGGATCCTCGTTCAAAACCGCTTCCAACGAGAACACCTTCTTGTTCATAAAAACCACCTGAAACAAAATATTGCAGATCTTCCGTACCTCCGGAAGCCGACAAATTATATTGCTGAAGAGCGGCATTTCTGGAAAGTTCATCCTGCCAGTTCGTGCCTTTTCCTAAAGAAGATGGATTATCCCAATACGTTTCTAATCCTGAAGCAGCACGCGCCTCATTTTGCAATGTGGCATATTCTTCGGCATTCAACACATCCACAGTATTAGAAAGCTGCTGAATTCCGTAGGTCATATCAAAATCGATTTGAGGCCGGCCTACTCTTCCTCCTTTCGTGGTAACCAATACCACACCATTTGCACCATTGGCCCCATAAATGGCTGCCGCTGACGCATCCTTCAAAATTTCAATAGACTTGATATTTTGTGGATTTATGGAGTTAAGATCGCCTCCGGGAATGCCATCAATGACGTATAGTGGACTACTATTCCCAATGGTACCGATTCCACGGACATCCACAGAAATACCAGCTCCGGGCGCACCACTGTTCTCGGTAACGTTAACACCGGCCACACGGCCCTGCATTGCCTGATTTATATTGGTCGTGGTCTGTTGCGCAATTTCATCTGCAGGTACAGAAGAAATTGCCGAGGTTACTTCAACCCTTCTCTGGGTACCGTAACCAACTACAATCAGTTCTTCCAAACTCCCGATATCTTCTTCGAGGGTTACATCCAATACTTCAGAGGAGCCTACTTCAACTTCCAAAGATTTGTATCCTACAGAAGAAAAGACCAAAATGGCGTTCGGATCAGAAACGTTAAGGCTAAAATTGCCATCCATATCGGTAGCCGTTCCTGAAAGCGTACCCTTTATGACAATGTTTACTCCGGGGAGTGTTTCTCCGGTTTCTGCGGAACTAACTGTTCCTCTAATAGTTCGCTGTTGAGCATATATCGACGTTGCAAAAAACAACACTAAAAAAAAGCTATACCCTAACTTTTTAAGCCAGGACTGTACTTGTTTCTCCATATTTACACCTTAATGATTAGTAAGAATTTCAGCTAAGCAAATTGTATTCTTATACGTGTAAATAAGCTAAAAAAAAGTATAAAAACAAGGTTTAAAAATTTTTATTCTTTCGTTTTATATCGTATTAGCTATTTTTTCCTATTTATTTTGAAGCTTTTAAATAAAGTATTTTTAATACCTTATTTTAAATCATTGTTTTTAAAATAAGATGGATGAATGATCTTAGAAGCTAATAATAAAAAAGAAAAGCATCGATTTTTTCTAAAAACAGGATGGAATTGAAATTTTTTTAAAGCATCAAAATATAAATGAAGCTGATAGCGGGGTAATCAGAAATGAATCTTAAGAAACATTCTTTTTTATTTTCCAGCGGATATCCCACGTAATACAACTATCGGGCTCTATATAGGTGGCTAATCCAGCCTTATGCGCATCGTCGAGCTTACTGGTCAGGCCTGCAATGGGCTCAAATGCGCACTCACATCTTCTATGACCTTCTTCATTTGGATATCCCCAGTTATCCCACCAGATACCAATGGATGAAAAGTACTCTTGAGGAAAAGACATCTCTACGCACACGCCGTTTTTATACTTCCATTGCACTTTGTTGTCATCAGGTTGTACCAGGTAAAGCATTCTTGCGTGACCTTTTCCCACAGAAAACAGGAAATCTCTCAGATCTTCTGAACTTTTTAATTTTAACTCACCTTCGCTCTCATCAACAACAGACTTGAAACCGGGTAACTTTACATCGGCAATTTCTTCAATATTCAGCAAGGGGTGCATTACATGTTGAAAGGGAAGCCATTCATTACCATGATTATTGACTTCAAATGACCATCTCAACTCGTTTTCACCAAAAAACAGCTCTCTTTTAAATGTAACCGGCAATGCCTGGCTTTTAACTGAAAAAGTCAGTTGACCGGTTTTTTGTTCAACCTCCCACGGCAGCCAGCACAACTCTCCATGATCAGGAACTACCCACTCTTTACCGGGATATCCACACCTTTCTACCGAAGGAAAACAGTCGTCATACCCGTAAACAGGTCTCGTTTCAAATTTTCCAAAATCCTGGCTGGGAGGAGTAAACCGTGAAGGCTCGCGGGTTAAAAGATCAAATCTGTTAAAGCATAAACGCTTTATTCGTCCGCCGTCTTTTAAATCGTAGTCAACCAGCCAATCTCCAAAAATTTCTGATTTATTCATTGGCTACACTGGTAATACTTTTAAGCAAAGCGATTCAATAATCGGAATTCGTGAAAAGCAGGTAACTCCAACTATATTGATTAGAAAAGCCAATCAGTTTCAGCGCTATCACTGAAACTGATTGGAAAAAGATGATTCTATTTATGAAAGAAAAGTTGTATTGCCGCCTCTTACTAACTCGATGTCCATATTTGGCTCGTTTGTTTTCCAGGCACCGCCCGTAAAGTCAGGGAAGTAAGCGGGCGTTGCTTCATTGGCAACGGACCATTCACTTAACATAACCACCGAACTCCAGGAAGCTGCGTCATATACATCCATATCCAAAGGAATTCCATTCCTGAGGCAGTCAATCAGCCGCCATGTCATCAAGGCGTCCATTCCACCATGGCCACCCACTTTTTGGGCCAATTCTCCTACCCTTTTAATAATCTCAGGCTTGTATTTTTCCATCACTGCATCAAATTCCTCTTGCTCGAGCCATCCTTCGTGGCTTTTTGCAATGCGTGGTTCGGGATATTCTCGAGCCACACCTTCGGTACCACTCAGCAAATGAATTCGTGAGTAAACCCGTGGTGAAGAAACATCATGCTGTAACATGATAGTTCGTCCATTAAATGTTTTAATGATACTCGTATTCATATTGCCGCGGAACTCATTATCCACAAAATCTTCAAAAAATGGATCCGACTCGGCTAACTCGCGGGTCTTTTTCTGCATCATAAAATCTCCGCTGGAAACAGAAACCATATACTTCATCTGGTCGCCATAGTTAATTCCCATGCTTTGCGCCACACTTCCCAATCCATGCATTGGATAGAGATTTCCGTTTCTTGCAGCATTTTCGCGGAAGCGCCACATATCATAATAGTTACCTCTGGTAAAATTATGCGTCATCAGTTGATGGATGTACGCTCCTTCTCCATGAATGAGTTCACCAAAGTATCCTTCCCTTGCCATATTCAGAGTTATCATTTCAAACTCGCCATAGCAGGCATTTTCCATCATAAAACAATGTTTTTTGGTTCGCTCAGATGTTTCTACGAGCGCCCAACACTGCTCCAGGCTTTGTGCGGCGGGAATTTCGGTAGCTGTGTGTTTGCCATTTTCCATAGCGTAGAGACAGATGGGGGCGTGTAAGTGCCATGGAGTGGCATTTACAACCAAATCAATATCATCCCTTTCACACAATTCCTTCCATGCATCTTTACCGTCTGTATATGTATCTACAGGTTCATCGAAATCTTCAAGCATACGATTGATGGCTTCCGGATCAATATCACAAATGGCCTTAATTTCTACACCTTCAATTCTTTTTAGCCTTCTCACATGGCCGCTTCCCCTGCTTCCAACTCCTATAAAACCAACCCGAACCACATCAAGTGCAGGAGCAGCATAATTATGCATGTTGAATCTTTGCTGATGGCCTTCTTTTAAGAATTGAGTACCAGAATTGTTTTCTGATTTAGACCCGAGTGCCCCGATCCCGGTAAAACCAAGTGTGGCAAGTCCGCTTTTTTTTATGAAATCTCGACGATTTAAACCCATTATCTTTAAATTTTAATGATGGTTAAAGTTGACAAATTTTATACCGGATTTCTTTTTACTGAAACCCGGTAATTTTTTCTGATCCATTCGAACAATTCTTCAGGATCCATTTCAGGAAAAATTAATACCCTAACTCTTCAGGAAGGAAGATGGGTTTGTTGCTCATCCATTTTCCTCTGGTAAAATCAGGGAAATCGACCAGCTCGCCGCCTTTTGCAATCGACTCTTCAGACAAAGCCACGATGGCTGCACTTGCCACAGCTGAGTACACATCAATTGGCGGATTTACTTTTTGCTTGATTGACTGTACAAATGCATTTCTGACAAACCAATCTTTACCGCCATGACCGGCTCCTTCAGCCTCGGCTTCATGTTTTTTCCAGACGGATGAATCAAATTCATCCTGGTAAGGCTGGAAATCGTCCCATCGGTGTTCACGCGACCGTCCTTCTATATATATCCTGTCGGCTTCAACCTGCCATAAACCATTGGTTCCCTGAACCCTGAAAGCCTTGTTGTTATCGCCCCGCGGGAGAGTTGTATCATTTATAACGAATACCGTTTCACCCCTTGCAGTGGTAATATTTACAGTTACGATATCACCTTTTTTAAAGTCTGCATCTTTATAAGGATGGTTTTCATCACCATACTTATCAATGTATTTCTCCAAACCTACAGACTTGCTTGCAAACGCAGACAGTGTCATATACCTGTTGCCACGATAGATATCCAGCCAATGACCAATTGCACCTGTACCATGATCAGGATAGAGAAGGGCATTCTTATTCATATTATGAAGTGTTCTCCAATCCGACGTATCATTTCTTTCCGGACCCGGGCCAAATCTGGCATTTTCCCGAAACAGAACACCATATAAATTATGCTGATATCCGCCCTGGCAGTGAACCAACTCCCCAAACATTCCTTCCCGAACCATATTCAGAACAGCCATAACATCCCGCTGGTAACAGGTGTTATGCAAAGGCATCAGCGGAACTCCTGTTTCTTCATAGGTATTTACCAAATCCCAACACCCCTGAATAGAAATGGCGGAAGGAATTTCCACAGCCACATACTTGCCGGCTTTCATTCCTGCAATGCTCTGCTCCACGTGATAATCCCACGGAGTGGCGATGACGATTCCATCCAGATCATCCCGTTCAACTAAATTCAGGTAGTCTTCAGGGCCATTTGTATAAAGTTCCGGCGCTGCTTTTCCGGCATCAGTCACGAATTTTTGAGCTCTTCGCGCATTTTCTTCATCAATATCACAGATAGCCGGGATTTCTACGTCTGGCCTAGTTGCAAATCCTCGTACATGCCCCCCTCCCCGAGAACCCGTTCCTATAAATCCAAGCCTTACTTTACGATCATCTGCTCCTTTTAAAATACTGTAAGGCATTACTGAAAGCCCGACACCCGCCATTGCACTGGTCTGTAAAAACTGTTTCCTATTCATGTGTATCCATATGATTTGTGAAAATAAAAATTACATCTATATATAGATGTGAGGCAAAAACTACCACCTGCTGGGAGAATTTCATTATTAAAAACAAATATAACAAAAGAATAATAAGTTGAATTAGTAAAAAATAGTAAATAAAGAAAGTTTTAAAAATTATTTTTAATTGGCATTCATCGTTTTTTTGGTTTTTATTTAAAGAAACAAAACAGCCGTGTATTTCACTCAAAAAACAAATAAACTGCTATAAGTCTCTTTCTATCAACAGCCAAGTAGAATCAGACGGCTTAATTTCTTAATTACTAATTGAGATATTGAAAAGGAAAAAGAAAAAAAGACCTTT
It encodes:
- a CDS encoding amidohydrolase family protein; this encodes MKKIISLFCLLAVFSTSLVAQNNTAEEKAPAEEVLLKDYRPKSIYKLPEYKAEKASFGAIDMHSHPYPNSEEGIKKWVETMKENNIKKTMVLTYSTGAEFDSLYSVYSKYGDYFEVWSGIDYTGYNEPGFSEKSVKELERLHAVGATGIGELGDKGSGLVYSHPTKGVGLHIDDERLDPVLEKAGELHMPINIHVAEPYWFYMEMDSTNDGLMNAVDWRLDNKKDILGHGELLKTLENAVAKHPNTTFVAAHLGNSAYDLNIIGRMLEKYPNLYADLSARYAELSQIPRHVRQFIIDHQDKIVYGTDMGTDGHMYDVTFRVLQTMDEHFYEHDTFGYHWSLNGFDLSEDVLRKIYVTNPEKILNR
- a CDS encoding RagB/SusD family nutrient uptake outer membrane protein, whose protein sequence is MKKLIISFLIFLAVASWGCEDQILNKQSPNEVTAVNFYKTEDDAVAAINAVYDALQYRGLFKNSYWSIGDITSDDADKGDGGKSDGPAWWEFDLFDIKSTNSLLADSWADSYTGIYRANIALERIPAIDMDESLKNRLIGEAKFLRGYYYFWLVRLFGDVPLITEPQSLGDLKVSRTAKAQIYDLIIRDMSEAAAVLPTTYSDGDLGRITKGAANGMLAKVYMWQKDWQQAANYSKQVIDSGVYSLLENYADNFEEEFENGSESIFEAQFMKGGPNGAWGNGSDGTIHHISIAPRNSGTPGLEGWGFDMPTQDLVDEFEEGDPRLEATVLMEGSTIQGGKVYNPEWSSTGYNTRKYLVKRDGFIEDGSDSPVNVRVMRYSEVLLNYAEALNELGRTGEAYPYVNQVRERVGLAPLASGMSQDAFRDAVYHERRVELAQEGHRWWDLVRTDRALEVMSAKGSNIQQHHLIFPIPQSEIDVNPELTQNPGY
- a CDS encoding SusC/RagA family TonB-linked outer membrane protein — its product is MEKQVQSWLKKLGYSFFLVLFFATSIYAQQRTIRGTVSSAETGETLPGVNIVIKGTLSGTATDMDGNFSLNVSDPNAILVFSSVGYKSLEVEVGSSEVLDVTLEEDIGSLEELIVVGYGTQRRVEVTSAISSVPADEIAQQTTTNINQAMQGRVAGVNVTENSGAPGAGISVDVRGIGTIGNSSPLYVIDGIPGGDLNSINPQNIKSIEILKDASAAAIYGANGANGVVLVTTKGGRVGRPQIDFDMTYGIQQLSNTVDVLNAEEYATLQNEARAASGLETYWDNPSSLGKGTNWQDELSRNAALQQYNLSASGGTEDLQYFVSGGFYEQEGVLVGSGFERGSIQANADYKINDYFKIGNRLSLARTTQSAIPEDYPFATDNRIVGALEMSPTVPVYRNGQFAGPQGDFEGSGQGPNPVGLATINDVKNQISNVVNRAYVQLTPLENLVIKSELGVDYTDGSYFEFNPTYRWGITSNSIAQLYRAESNSYGWTSQTTATYETIIQQDHELDLLAGFSVSESRYESLDASAQGFISENVRVISAADQINSLSEYVEEEGMIGYFGRVNYAYQGKYLFTGNIRVDGSSKFGEGNRYGVFPSFSAGWRLSQEKFLSDVDAIDDLKLRVSWGKSGNSQIGNYNYATRLNLSQYYVLGNGQEIVPGVAPNSVPNEDVKWETTTQTNIGIDLAMMREKINFTVDYYIKNTTDMLVPVPIPSSSGITEAPYQNAGEVENRGLEISLMHQNSVGDFYYKIGGNFATVKNEVLDLGGGLPIPSPILYRESVRLTRTEEGRSVGEFYGYKTDGLFQTQQDIDNHATQPGAAPGDIRFVDTNGDGVINDSDRTYLGSPIPDFQFGITANFSYKNFDLRMLFSGVYGNKLINTMGYRLLNGSHIGNKMAGALDRWTGPGTSNDMPRMTWNDPNDNARISDRYVQDGSYLRLKNIQLGYNLSQDLSSSIGVRELRVYVSARNLFTITNYDGFDPELGKVDNNNLNYGIDMGSYPVPRSFNVGLSVGL
- a CDS encoding Gfo/Idh/MocA family protein codes for the protein MGLNRRDFIKKSGLATLGFTGIGALGSKSENNSGTQFLKEGHQQRFNMHNYAAPALDVVRVGFIGVGSRGSGHVRRLKRIEGVEIKAICDIDPEAINRMLEDFDEPVDTYTDGKDAWKELCERDDIDLVVNATPWHLHAPICLYAMENGKHTATEIPAAQSLEQCWALVETSERTKKHCFMMENACYGEFEMITLNMAREGYFGELIHGEGAYIHQLMTHNFTRGNYYDMWRFRENAARNGNLYPMHGLGSVAQSMGINYGDQMKYMVSVSSGDFMMQKKTRELAESDPFFEDFVDNEFRGNMNTSIIKTFNGRTIMLQHDVSSPRVYSRIHLLSGTEGVAREYPEPRIAKSHEGWLEQEEFDAVMEKYKPEIIKRVGELAQKVGGHGGMDALMTWRLIDCLRNGIPLDMDVYDAASWSSVVMLSEWSVANEATPAYFPDFTGGAWKTNEPNMDIELVRGGNTTFLS
- a CDS encoding Gfo/Idh/MocA family protein, with protein sequence MNRKQFLQTSAMAGVGLSVMPYSILKGADDRKVRLGFIGTGSRGGGHVRGFATRPDVEIPAICDIDEENARRAQKFVTDAGKAAPELYTNGPEDYLNLVERDDLDGIVIATPWDYHVEQSIAGMKAGKYVAVEIPSAISIQGCWDLVNTYEETGVPLMPLHNTCYQRDVMAVLNMVREGMFGELVHCQGGYQHNLYGVLFRENARFGPGPERNDTSDWRTLHNMNKNALLYPDHGTGAIGHWLDIYRGNRYMTLSAFASKSVGLEKYIDKYGDENHPYKDADFKKGDIVTVNITTARGETVFVINDTTLPRGDNNKAFRVQGTNGLWQVEADRIYIEGRSREHRWDDFQPYQDEFDSSVWKKHEAEAEGAGHGGKDWFVRNAFVQSIKQKVNPPIDVYSAVASAAIVALSEESIAKGGELVDFPDFTRGKWMSNKPIFLPEELGY